A stretch of Triticum aestivum cultivar Chinese Spring chromosome 1D, IWGSC CS RefSeq v2.1, whole genome shotgun sequence DNA encodes these proteins:
- the LOC123163873 gene encoding AT-hook motif nuclear-localized protein 23-like, whose protein sequence is MAWWAGSMGGLDLRNHLAQFGGPAAGGAAMGGAEQAPTTPNSSGSNNHDDSSGAAQDSPTAGAGDNSPNPNAAISGSGPSGGGSGGGGSSSGRRPRGRPAGSKNKPKPPIIITRESPNTLRSHVLEIASGADIMEAVATFARRRQRGVSVLSGSGVVGNVTLRQPAAPPGSVVTLHGRFEILSLSGAFLPSPCPPGATGLAVYLAGGQGQVVGGTVIGELVASGPVMVVAATFSNATYERLPLADEEPGEAAAAATGSDGMQLPDGPAPGGNNGGMGAAVGVPGLPDPSSMPFYNLPPNLQMPNGGGQMAHDVFGSFRPPPPAF, encoded by the coding sequence ATGGCATGGTGGGCAGGGAGCATGGGCGGCCTGGATCTCCGCAACCACCTGGCGCAGTTCGGCGGCCCAGCTGCCGGCGGCGCTGCCATGGGCGGCGCCGAGCAGGCCCCGACCACACCAAACAGCAGCGGGAGCAACAACCACGACGACTCCTCCGGCGCAGCGCAGGACTCCCCCACCGCCGGCGCGGGGGACAACTCCCCTAACCCCAACGCCGCCATCTCAGGCTCAGGCCCGTCgggaggaggcagcggcggcggggggtCGTCGTCGGGGCGGCGGCCGCGAGGGAGGCCCGCGGGGTCCAAGAACAAGCCCAAGCCGCCCATCATCATCACGCGGGAGAGCCCCAACACGCTGCGCTCCCACGTGCTGGAGATCGCCAGCGGCGCCGACATCATGGAGGCGGTGGCCACCTTCGCGCGCCGCCGCCAGCGCGGGGTCTCCGTGCTCTCCGGCAGCGGCGTCGTCGGCAACGTCACCCTGCGCCagcccgccgcgccgcccggctccGTCGTCACGCTCCACGGCCGCTTCGAGATCCTCTCCCTCTCCGGCGCCTTCCTCCCGTCGCCGTGCCCGCCGGGGGCCACCGGCCTCGCCGTCTACCTCGCCGGCGGGCAGGGCCAGGTCGTGGGGGGCACCGTCATCGGGGAGCTCGTCGCGTCCGGGCCCGTCATGGTCGTCGCGGCCACCTTCTCCAACGCCACCTACGAGCGCCTCCCGCTCGCCGATGAAGAGCCTGGCGaggcggccgcggcggccaccGGATCCGATGGGATGCAGCTGCCGGACGGGCCGGCTCCGGGAGGAAATAATGGCGGGATGGGTGCGGCTGTGGGCGTGCCCGGACTGCCAGACCCGTCGTCGATGCCATTCTACAACCTGCCGCCCAACCTGCAGATGCCTAATGGCGGCGGTCAGATGGCGCACGATGTGTTTGGCTCCTtccggccgccaccgccggccttctAG